From one Leptospiraceae bacterium genomic stretch:
- a CDS encoding nitroreductase family protein, producing the protein MDLLTAIENRHAYNGFHTNEPVTQEELEMLLKAFNKAPSQFNSQPWKIVIIQNPARKKKLAEYCGDAMRIAMQRGEFWKKYGKYFYHDTRGETIKNGMGMKVDNVPNVLKKIINFIITNKSLSLIRERGVPVLLGSENKKLVESSPVCLAMFLRKEDYNHNDNSAFYSTLSLGMAVENMWLMATSLNIGMQFMSMPMEVPDIWNEISKMLECKDDYEMVALMRLGHKPKKEIRPVLDWTSPDRLPLSEWTSNEVFK; encoded by the coding sequence ATGGATTTATTAACTGCAATTGAAAATCGACATGCTTACAATGGATTTCATACAAATGAACCGGTCACACAAGAAGAGTTAGAAATGCTACTCAAGGCATTTAACAAAGCACCTTCTCAGTTTAATAGTCAACCGTGGAAAATCGTTATTATCCAAAACCCCGCGCGAAAGAAGAAACTCGCCGAGTATTGTGGAGATGCAATGCGTATCGCGATGCAAAGAGGAGAGTTCTGGAAAAAATACGGAAAGTATTTTTATCATGATACTAGAGGTGAGACAATTAAGAATGGGATGGGTATGAAGGTTGACAATGTGCCTAACGTTCTTAAGAAAATTATCAACTTTATCATTACAAATAAGTCACTCAGTTTGATTCGAGAAAGAGGAGTTCCAGTTCTATTGGGATCAGAAAATAAAAAGCTAGTAGAGAGTTCTCCAGTGTGTCTTGCCATGTTTTTAAGAAAAGAAGACTATAACCATAACGACAACTCTGCTTTTTATTCTACACTCTCTCTAGGAATGGCAGTCGAGAATATGTGGCTAATGGCAACTAGCCTAAATATAGGAATGCAATTTATGTCGATGCCTATGGAAGTTCCGGATATATGGAATGAAATTTCTAAAATGCTAGAATGCAAAGATGACTATGAAATGGTAGCTCTTATGAGACTAGGTCATAAGCCAAAGAAAGAAATTCGACCAGTTCTGGATTGGACATCTCCTGACCGTTTGCCATTATCCGAATGGACATCGAACGAAGTATTCAAATAA
- a CDS encoding YceK/YidQ family lipoprotein: MKSKVYSVVAIVSFMVLQNCATLISIPNWHKKNAPVFYSGTRCDIGMMMENGVTYDLIYIFDLPFSFLLDTLLIPISLPFAAGMSRWHRQMMEFPIACYDG; this comes from the coding sequence TTGAAAAGTAAAGTCTATTCAGTAGTCGCCATAGTATCTTTTATGGTATTACAAAATTGCGCGACTCTTATTTCAATTCCTAACTGGCATAAAAAAAATGCACCCGTTTTTTATTCAGGGACAAGGTGTGATATAGGGATGATGATGGAAAATGGTGTTACTTATGATTTGATTTACATTTTCGATCTTCCCTTTTCTTTTCTACTCGATACTCTTTTAATTCCAATCTCTTTGCCGTTTGCCGCAGGAATGAGTCGTTGGCATCGTCAGATGATGGAATTTCCTATTGCCTGTTATGATGGATAA
- a CDS encoding YqgE/AlgH family protein, translating to MSEISHKGKILISNSSIVTDDFNKSVVFIVDHDSSGAFGLVVNKKSSYLMSEVVMGLPAGIQDNLMYWGGPVDHGFISILHNNANLIDPGLQVIPGVFLSRSYDLLIKLLGSDDTAYHVFHGYSGWGAGQLESEFARKSWVSHDASPRNIFHPDPETVWRDALRSKGGIYRYFAEHTKDPSLN from the coding sequence ATGTCTGAAATTTCCCACAAAGGTAAAATCTTAATTTCAAATTCAAGCATTGTAACGGATGATTTCAATAAGTCGGTAGTCTTCATTGTCGATCACGATTCATCCGGTGCATTTGGGTTAGTAGTAAATAAAAAATCTTCTTATCTAATGAGTGAAGTTGTAATGGGGTTACCCGCAGGCATCCAGGACAATCTTATGTATTGGGGCGGACCTGTAGATCACGGGTTTATCAGTATTCTCCACAACAATGCAAATCTGATAGATCCGGGACTCCAAGTAATACCGGGAGTTTTTTTAAGTCGTAGTTATGATTTGCTAATCAAACTTCTAGGCTCTGATGATACTGCCTACCATGTATTTCATGGATATTCTGGTTGGGGTGCCGGACAATTAGAATCTGAATTTGCTCGTAAGTCTTGGGTTTCGCATGACGCAAGTCCAAGAAATATCTTTCATCCAGACCCTGAAACAGTCTGGCGCGATGCCCTCAGGAGCAAAGGCGGTATATACCGCTACTTTGCAGAGCACACAAAAGATCCGTCGTTGAATTAA
- a CDS encoding NRDE family protein produces MCILFLAIEQHRNYPLIILANRDEFQQRPTTSAHFWKEYPDLLAGRDEKEGGTWLGLTRQGIISALTNYRDIPLHKEGRQSRGLLVRDYLTSNFSSADYLDLLVANKDKYNPYNILIGNREELFVYNNVSNQTQKLETGFHGLSNAYLNSPWPKISRGIEGLKNYILNSKLEKEDLFTIMKDETKAPDSLLPDTGVGLEKERFLSSIFLQDQVYGTRSTALLLFDRHNSVSFYERTYDYKGNTTNEFSVSYTFSI; encoded by the coding sequence ATGTGTATTCTTTTTTTAGCTATTGAGCAACATCGGAATTATCCGCTTATCATCCTTGCTAACCGAGATGAGTTTCAACAAAGACCAACTACTAGCGCGCACTTCTGGAAAGAGTATCCTGATTTACTTGCGGGTAGAGATGAAAAGGAAGGTGGAACTTGGCTTGGACTTACTAGACAGGGAATAATTTCCGCTCTTACGAATTATCGGGATATACCGCTACACAAAGAAGGCAGACAGTCTCGTGGTTTACTTGTAAGAGACTATTTGACTTCCAATTTTTCTTCAGCGGATTATTTGGATTTGCTTGTTGCCAATAAAGACAAGTATAATCCTTATAATATATTAATTGGAAATCGAGAAGAGTTATTCGTATATAATAACGTTAGTAACCAGACCCAGAAATTAGAAACAGGATTTCACGGCTTGAGCAATGCGTATTTGAATTCACCCTGGCCTAAGATTAGTCGTGGCATTGAAGGTCTAAAGAATTATATTCTCAATTCTAAACTTGAAAAAGAAGATTTATTTACAATTATGAAAGATGAGACCAAGGCTCCTGATTCTCTCTTGCCAGATACAGGTGTCGGACTTGAAAAGGAAAGATTTCTTTCTTCTATCTTTCTGCAAGACCAGGTCTACGGCACCCGCTCCACTGCTCTTCTTTTATTTGACAGGCATAATTCTGTTAGCTTCTATGAACGAACCTATGACTACAAAGGAAATACAACAAATGAATTCTCAGTTAGTTATACTTTTTCTATTTAA
- a CDS encoding propionyl-CoA synthetase — MGKYKDLFNESIQHPEQFWKEQSEIIKWFQEPKSILSKDQDGLYRWFEGGKLNTSYLALDYHIEKGRGDATALIYDSPVTNQIKKFTYSQLRDEVAKFAGVLKHFSVSKGDTVIIYMPMIPEAVIAMLACARIGAVHSVVFGGFAPHELAVRIDDSKPKLIISASYGVEVHKILPYKPMLDEAIHQATHKPLHTIICQRPDIEDLMHTGRDHYWNDVMEHAEPTGYVELDATDPLYILYTSGTTGKPKGVVRDNGGHAVAMKLSMEAVYDVKPGDVFWAASDVGWVVGHSYIVYAPLLFGCTTILYEGKPVKTPDAGAFWRVISEHKVNVLFTAPTAFRAIRKEDPNGDLKNKYDIRSLKYLFLAGERTDPPTYDWAKELLEIPIIDHWWQTETGYAICGNLMGIEPIAAKAGSATKPMFGFDVRILDEEGVEVKTGQKGNIVIKLPLPPGCLPTLWKDADNFKKSYLSHYEGFYLTGDGGYIDEDGYLFVMGRIDDVINVAGHRLSTGEMEEILASHPAVAECAVIGIEDAMKGQVPIGFVVLKDGVVHEYDELEKELIHLIREEIGAIATFKNVILVKHLPKTRSGKILRKTMRKIADGEEYSVPSTIDDPVILDEIIEYLRAAKLGKAFEK; from the coding sequence ATGGGAAAATATAAGGATTTATTTAACGAATCTATTCAACATCCAGAACAATTTTGGAAAGAGCAGTCAGAAATTATAAAATGGTTTCAAGAACCGAAGAGCATTTTATCAAAAGACCAAGACGGTTTATACAGGTGGTTTGAAGGCGGAAAATTAAATACTTCTTATCTAGCCCTTGATTATCATATCGAAAAAGGAAGAGGGGATGCGACTGCTCTAATTTATGATTCACCCGTAACAAATCAAATCAAGAAATTTACCTATTCCCAGTTAAGAGATGAAGTTGCAAAATTTGCTGGAGTCCTAAAACATTTTTCTGTATCGAAGGGGGATACGGTGATTATCTACATGCCGATGATCCCAGAAGCAGTAATCGCTATGCTTGCCTGTGCACGAATTGGTGCAGTGCATTCTGTCGTTTTCGGAGGATTTGCCCCTCATGAGTTAGCCGTTCGAATTGATGACTCTAAACCAAAGCTAATTATAAGTGCTTCTTATGGAGTTGAAGTTCATAAAATCCTTCCTTATAAACCAATGCTGGATGAAGCAATCCATCAAGCTACGCACAAACCTTTGCATACGATTATTTGCCAGCGTCCCGACATTGAAGATTTAATGCACACAGGAAGAGATCATTATTGGAATGATGTAATGGAGCATGCAGAGCCTACAGGCTACGTCGAATTAGACGCTACAGATCCACTCTATATTCTTTATACTTCTGGCACAACAGGAAAACCGAAAGGAGTAGTTCGGGATAACGGCGGTCATGCGGTAGCAATGAAGCTTAGCATGGAAGCTGTTTATGACGTTAAACCGGGAGACGTGTTTTGGGCTGCGTCTGATGTAGGGTGGGTAGTCGGACATTCTTATATTGTATATGCACCACTTCTTTTTGGTTGCACTACGATTCTCTATGAAGGAAAGCCAGTCAAGACTCCGGATGCGGGTGCGTTCTGGAGAGTTATTTCCGAGCATAAGGTTAATGTGCTATTTACCGCTCCGACTGCATTTAGAGCGATACGAAAAGAAGACCCAAATGGAGACCTTAAAAACAAATACGATATACGCTCTTTGAAATATTTATTCCTCGCAGGTGAAAGAACAGATCCGCCTACTTATGATTGGGCGAAAGAGTTGTTAGAAATTCCTATTATAGATCATTGGTGGCAGACAGAAACTGGATATGCGATTTGTGGAAATCTAATGGGAATCGAACCGATAGCGGCTAAGGCTGGTTCTGCGACAAAACCAATGTTTGGTTTCGACGTAAGGATTCTAGACGAAGAAGGTGTGGAAGTGAAGACCGGTCAGAAGGGGAATATCGTGATTAAACTCCCACTTCCTCCTGGATGTTTACCTACGCTCTGGAAAGATGCGGATAATTTTAAGAAGTCTTATTTAAGTCATTACGAAGGATTCTATCTTACCGGCGACGGTGGATATATCGACGAAGATGGATACTTATTTGTAATGGGGCGCATTGACGATGTAATTAACGTAGCAGGGCATAGATTATCAACCGGTGAGATGGAAGAAATTCTTGCTTCTCATCCTGCTGTGGCTGAGTGCGCTGTGATTGGAATTGAAGATGCAATGAAAGGTCAAGTCCCTATTGGTTTTGTTGTATTGAAGGATGGAGTAGTCCATGAGTATGATGAATTGGAAAAAGAGCTAATTCATCTTATCCGTGAAGAGATTGGTGCAATTGCTACATTCAAGAATGTCATTTTAGTCAAGCATCTTCCTAAGACTCGTTCGGGCAAAATTCTTCGTAAGACAATGCGTAAAATTGCTGATGGAGAAGAATACTCTGTTCCATCTACCATCGATGATCCTGTTATTTTAGACGAGATTATTGAATACCTAAGAGCGGCTAAGCTTGGTAAGGCGTTTGAAAAGTAA
- the dnaK gene encoding molecular chaperone DnaK, with protein MAKEKIIGIDLGTTNSCVAVMEGGDFVVIQNSEGARTTPSIVAFTAKGETLVGQFAKNQAITNGANTVRSAKRFVGRRFNEITNEASNVSYKVVRSGNDGVKFETSSGEFTPQEISAKILQKMKKTAEDYLGTTVTKAVITVPAYFNDEQRQATKDAGRIAGLEVERIINEPTAAALAYGFDKKKASAKIAVYDLGGGTFDVSVLELGDGVFEVKSTNGDTHLGGDDFDQVVTDWLVEEFKKQTGIDISKDKNTSQRLKEAAEKAKIELSGTTSTQINLPFITADASGPKHLDMTLTRAKFDQLTKALVERTRIPCINAMKDAGLAASEIDEVILVGGSTRIPAVQDLVKELFGREPNKSVNPDEVVAAGAAIQAGVLAGEVTDVLLLDVTPLSLGIETLGGVMTKLIDRNTTIPTKKSQVFSTAADNQNAVSVHVMQGEREMARDNRTLGRFDLVGIPSAPKGVPQIEVTFDIDANGIVHVSAKDLGTGKEQKIRIESSTGLSDDEIKRMIKEAEVNAAADKKARELAETKNETESLAYALEKTLKEAGDKVPANDKQLAEDEIKRAHEAVASNDFDRIKAAHESISQIAQKIGSAMYQQGSPDGGAAPGGDAQGQAGAGPSGNASNNGSGEKVVDADYTVVDDDKK; from the coding sequence ATGGCAAAAGAAAAAATTATAGGTATAGATTTAGGAACAACAAACTCATGCGTCGCAGTAATGGAAGGTGGTGACTTTGTTGTAATACAAAACTCTGAAGGAGCAAGAACAACTCCTTCTATCGTAGCGTTTACAGCAAAAGGTGAAACCCTAGTCGGTCAATTCGCAAAAAACCAGGCAATTACAAACGGAGCAAATACTGTGCGCTCTGCAAAACGTTTTGTTGGTAGAAGATTCAATGAAATCACAAATGAAGCGTCTAACGTTTCTTATAAAGTAGTTCGTTCCGGTAACGACGGCGTAAAATTTGAAACTTCTTCTGGAGAATTTACTCCTCAAGAAATTTCTGCAAAAATTTTACAGAAAATGAAAAAGACTGCTGAAGATTATTTAGGAACAACAGTTACTAAAGCTGTTATCACTGTTCCTGCTTACTTCAACGACGAACAAAGACAAGCGACTAAAGACGCAGGAAGAATTGCCGGTCTTGAAGTAGAGCGCATTATCAATGAGCCTACCGCTGCTGCTCTTGCTTATGGTTTTGATAAGAAAAAAGCAAGTGCTAAGATTGCAGTCTATGACTTAGGTGGTGGAACATTTGACGTGAGTGTTCTCGAACTCGGTGATGGAGTATTTGAAGTAAAATCAACCAATGGTGACACTCACCTCGGTGGAGATGACTTTGACCAAGTAGTTACAGATTGGTTAGTAGAAGAATTCAAAAAGCAAACCGGTATTGATATTTCTAAAGACAAAAATACATCTCAACGTTTAAAAGAAGCTGCTGAAAAGGCTAAGATCGAGTTATCCGGAACTACATCCACTCAAATCAACCTTCCATTCATCACAGCAGATGCAAGTGGACCAAAACATTTAGACATGACTTTAACACGCGCTAAATTTGATCAATTGACAAAAGCGTTAGTCGAAAGAACTCGTATTCCTTGTATCAATGCAATGAAAGATGCAGGGCTTGCTGCTTCTGAAATTGATGAAGTAATTCTAGTAGGTGGTTCAACTCGTATTCCAGCAGTTCAAGATTTAGTAAAAGAATTATTTGGTCGTGAGCCAAACAAATCTGTAAACCCTGATGAAGTAGTTGCTGCCGGTGCTGCCATTCAAGCGGGCGTTCTTGCTGGTGAGGTTACTGATGTATTGCTCCTTGACGTAACTCCACTTTCACTTGGTATCGAAACGTTAGGCGGTGTAATGACTAAACTCATCGACCGAAACACTACAATCCCAACTAAAAAATCACAAGTCTTCTCAACTGCCGCTGATAACCAAAATGCAGTTAGTGTTCATGTAATGCAAGGGGAAAGAGAAATGGCAAGAGACAATAGAACTCTTGGTCGTTTTGATTTAGTTGGTATTCCATCTGCTCCTAAAGGTGTGCCTCAAATTGAAGTAACATTTGACATTGATGCGAACGGTATCGTGCATGTATCCGCTAAAGACTTAGGAACTGGCAAAGAGCAAAAGATTCGTATTGAATCTTCGACTGGTCTTTCTGATGATGAAATTAAACGCATGATCAAAGAAGCAGAAGTAAACGCTGCTGCCGATAAAAAAGCTCGTGAACTTGCCGAAACAAAAAATGAAACGGAAAGTCTTGCTTATGCGCTCGAAAAAACTTTGAAAGAAGCAGGAGACAAAGTTCCAGCTAATGACAAACAACTTGCTGAAGATGAAATCAAGCGTGCACATGAAGCAGTTGCAAGCAATGACTTCGACAGAATCAAAGCTGCACATGAATCCATCTCTCAGATAGCTCAAAAGATTGGCTCGGCTATGTATCAACAAGGTTCTCCTGATGGTGGTGCTGCTCCAGGTGGAGATGCTCAAGGTCAAGCAGGAGCGGGTCCATCTGGAAATGCTTCTAACAATGGAAGCGGGGAAAAAGTAGTCGATGCGGATTATACCGTTGTCGATGATGATAAGAAATAA
- a CDS encoding Gfo/Idh/MocA family oxidoreductase — MSDKLKIGIIGVGHMGQFHVNVAKQVSDSTIVGIYDADPARVKLISEKYGVPSFATPEELIQNVDAVVIAAPTFLHHTLSKLALTAGKHVLVEKPIAESVEQAKELVELAAKNKLILQVGHVERFNGAILELGKIVDTPMLIESRRLAPFNARIKDVGVVLDMMIHDIDIVLNLVNSDVVTVHAVGQKFVSEHEDVATVVLKFANGCVATIAASRNTQAKIRTLNITDKNAYIKLDFADQEIELHRQASSNTQMSLESIRYKQESIVEKIFVHKDNPLKQEHEHFVKCILGKDTPQVQGDNDIKTLEIAHKILKEISQK; from the coding sequence ATGAGTGATAAATTAAAAATTGGCATTATAGGCGTTGGTCACATGGGACAATTTCATGTGAACGTCGCAAAACAAGTATCAGATTCTACGATAGTAGGAATTTACGATGCAGACCCAGCCAGAGTAAAGCTAATCTCTGAAAAATACGGAGTTCCTTCTTTCGCAACTCCGGAAGAATTGATTCAAAATGTGGATGCCGTTGTAATTGCGGCGCCTACTTTTTTACATCATACTCTTTCCAAATTGGCATTGACTGCCGGCAAACACGTATTAGTCGAAAAGCCAATTGCTGAATCAGTAGAGCAGGCAAAAGAATTGGTAGAATTGGCGGCTAAGAACAAATTAATCCTGCAAGTCGGTCATGTGGAAAGATTTAACGGTGCAATCCTTGAACTTGGAAAAATCGTAGATACCCCAATGCTCATTGAATCTAGAAGACTTGCCCCTTTCAATGCACGCATTAAAGATGTCGGTGTTGTATTGGACATGATGATTCATGATATTGATATTGTATTAAATCTTGTGAACTCCGATGTGGTTACTGTTCATGCAGTAGGTCAAAAATTTGTATCAGAACACGAAGATGTTGCAACTGTCGTATTGAAATTTGCGAACGGTTGTGTTGCTACTATTGCTGCTTCTAGAAACACACAGGCGAAAATTCGCACGCTAAACATTACTGACAAGAACGCATACATCAAATTAGACTTTGCAGATCAAGAAATTGAACTTCATAGACAAGCTTCTTCTAATACTCAGATGAGCCTTGAGTCTATTCGATATAAACAAGAGTCCATTGTTGAAAAAATCTTTGTTCATAAAGACAATCCTTTAAAGCAAGAGCATGAGCATTTTGTAAAATGCATTCTTGGAAAGGATACTCCTCAAGTTCAAGGGGATAATGACATTAAGACGCTAGAGATTGCACATAAGATACTGAAAGAAATTTCACAAAAATAA
- a CDS encoding DUF1566 domain-containing protein: protein MKNLVFIILTLLLSLFNVVLFAEEKPKEWSEYQGKLSWKGATIKCESIGMRLPTIQELKVAYNTKLPKAWEEKGDYYWTAHEYSRTFEDAYCFNIISGEHSISYRHVYKHVRCVR from the coding sequence ATGAAAAATTTGGTCTTTATTATCCTCACCCTACTCTTGAGTCTATTCAATGTAGTTTTATTCGCAGAAGAGAAACCGAAAGAATGGAGTGAATACCAAGGAAAGCTTTCTTGGAAAGGTGCAACTATAAAATGTGAAAGCATTGGCATGAGACTCCCTACCATACAAGAATTAAAAGTAGCGTATAATACTAAGTTGCCTAAAGCATGGGAAGAGAAAGGGGATTACTATTGGACTGCTCATGAGTATTCGAGAACTTTTGAGGATGCTTATTGTTTTAATATCATTTCTGGCGAGCATAGTATTAGTTACAGACATGTTTATAAACATGTGCGATGTGTGCGGTGA
- the dnaJ gene encoding molecular chaperone DnaJ, which produces MSDRSYYEILGVSKTATDEEIKKAYRQLAIKYHPDKNKGDKESEDKFKEATEAYEVLRDASKRRAYDQFGKAGVGAGGPGFGQGAYTDFSDIFGDFGGIFEGLFGEGGRGGRRSGPKRGSDLRYNLEISLEDAALGKEFKIEIPRAETCGDCKGTGASKGSSPQTCPDCSGSGQVRHSQGFFSVSTTCGRCGGRGQVISNPCKTCRGEGLIEKKRTINIKIPPGVESGSRLKVSGEGEAGPNGGPHGDLYVVTHIKKHPVFERQGNDLIVTKVIPLVMACLGGEVEVPTIEGKSIMMKIPEGTDPGQVFRLKGSGIPYLGSYGKGDQHVIIKVEVPKKLTKKQRELLEEFAKDSDESFGSYIKGKIFK; this is translated from the coding sequence ATGAGCGACAGAAGCTATTACGAGATACTTGGGGTTTCCAAGACTGCCACTGACGAAGAAATCAAAAAAGCTTATCGTCAGTTGGCAATAAAATATCACCCTGATAAAAATAAAGGTGATAAGGAATCCGAAGACAAATTCAAAGAAGCCACTGAGGCATATGAAGTTTTGCGCGATGCTAGTAAGCGTCGTGCATACGATCAGTTTGGCAAAGCAGGAGTTGGCGCTGGTGGTCCTGGATTTGGTCAAGGGGCTTACACTGATTTCTCCGATATATTCGGAGACTTCGGTGGAATCTTTGAGGGCTTATTTGGGGAAGGGGGAAGAGGCGGTAGACGATCTGGTCCTAAGCGTGGTAGCGATCTACGATACAATCTAGAAATATCTTTAGAAGATGCTGCTTTAGGGAAAGAATTTAAAATTGAAATTCCTAGGGCAGAGACTTGCGGAGACTGCAAAGGAACGGGAGCGTCTAAGGGAAGTAGTCCGCAGACTTGTCCGGATTGTTCTGGTTCCGGTCAAGTGCGTCATTCCCAGGGATTCTTTTCTGTATCCACAACCTGTGGACGTTGCGGCGGACGTGGTCAGGTAATATCCAATCCATGTAAGACTTGCCGAGGCGAGGGGCTAATAGAGAAAAAACGCACAATCAATATTAAAATTCCTCCAGGGGTAGAATCCGGTAGCCGCTTGAAAGTAAGCGGAGAAGGAGAAGCAGGACCGAATGGTGGACCTCACGGCGATTTATACGTTGTTACCCACATCAAGAAACATCCAGTCTTTGAGCGTCAGGGAAATGATTTGATTGTTACGAAAGTAATTCCTTTAGTCATGGCTTGTCTTGGTGGTGAAGTAGAAGTGCCTACCATTGAAGGTAAGAGTATCATGATGAAAATTCCAGAAGGAACTGACCCCGGTCAAGTGTTCCGACTCAAAGGAAGTGGGATTCCTTATTTAGGTTCCTATGGAAAAGGCGACCAACATGTGATAATCAAAGTAGAAGTTCCAAAAAAATTAACAAAAAAACAGCGCGAGCTTTTGGAAGAGTTTGCAAAAGATTCCGATGAGTCTTTTGGTAGTTATATCAAAGGGAAAATATTCAAATGA
- a CDS encoding NAD(P)H-hydrate dehydratase, with amino-acid sequence MKIFNVEQIRRLDAYSIANEPVLSIELMERASLSFVKWFTTYFDSKNPIRILVGLGNNGGDGLAIARLLANEDYSVEVYIIWHSNTTSDDFKVNYERLPQAVIKKDIRSIDEILSDKKELNDKNAILIDALLGSGLTREPEGLLADAIQYMNQSGLRIVSVDIASGLYADKITNHKTVVNPDYTIAFQIPKLAFLLPENSARVGEWKIVDIGLSSQFISEEKTNQYYIDANLIKSIYKKRKKFSHKGSFGRALLVAGSYGKMGAAVLAANGCLRAGIGLLTVQVPKCGVDILQTSVPEAMVVSGKSKKTIEALEWDSLQPDTIGIGPGIGKAPKALACLRNILQNTKTAMVIDADAINLLSENEELLNIVPPNSILTPHIKEFERLVGTVDDDFSRLNLLQRMAVDRKLYIVLKGAFTAIATPTGDLFFNSTGNPGMATGGSGDVLTGILTSLLAQGYLPLDACLLGVYLHGLAGDLAAKDMSEESLLPSDLISYLGKSFLLISR; translated from the coding sequence ATGAAAATTTTCAATGTAGAGCAAATCCGTAGACTAGATGCTTATTCAATAGCAAACGAGCCCGTCTTATCTATCGAATTGATGGAGCGTGCTTCTCTTTCTTTTGTGAAATGGTTTACGACTTATTTCGATTCGAAAAATCCTATTCGTATTCTGGTGGGACTTGGAAACAATGGGGGAGATGGTCTTGCGATTGCACGGTTATTGGCAAATGAGGATTATTCGGTAGAAGTTTACATCATCTGGCATAGTAATACAACAAGTGACGACTTTAAAGTGAATTACGAGCGTTTGCCGCAAGCTGTAATCAAAAAAGACATTCGATCTATAGACGAAATTCTATCTGATAAAAAAGAATTGAATGATAAGAATGCAATCTTAATAGATGCACTTCTAGGCTCCGGCTTAACTAGGGAGCCGGAGGGATTACTTGCTGATGCAATTCAATACATGAATCAGTCCGGTCTAAGAATTGTTTCCGTTGATATTGCCTCTGGACTCTATGCAGATAAGATTACCAATCACAAAACAGTGGTTAATCCTGATTATACAATCGCATTTCAGATTCCTAAACTGGCTTTTCTTTTGCCAGAAAATTCTGCGCGAGTAGGAGAGTGGAAGATTGTAGACATAGGTCTTTCCTCTCAATTTATTTCAGAAGAAAAAACGAATCAGTATTATATTGATGCAAATTTAATAAAGAGTATTTACAAAAAACGAAAAAAGTTTTCTCATAAAGGTAGTTTCGGTAGAGCCTTGTTAGTCGCAGGCTCTTATGGAAAAATGGGAGCGGCAGTATTAGCGGCTAATGGGTGTTTACGAGCAGGCATTGGACTACTGACAGTGCAAGTTCCAAAATGCGGAGTAGATATTTTACAAACATCTGTCCCAGAAGCAATGGTAGTAAGCGGCAAATCAAAGAAAACGATAGAGGCATTGGAATGGGATAGCCTCCAACCTGATACAATCGGAATCGGTCCGGGCATAGGAAAGGCTCCAAAGGCGCTGGCTTGTCTAAGAAATATTTTGCAGAATACGAAGACTGCAATGGTAATTGACGCAGATGCAATCAATCTATTATCAGAAAACGAAGAACTGCTGAATATTGTTCCGCCTAATAGCATATTAACCCCACATATAAAAGAATTCGAAAGACTAGTTGGCACGGTGGATGATGATTTTTCAAGGCTTAATCTATTGCAAAGGATGGCAGTAGACAGAAAGTTATACATAGTATTAAAAGGAGCATTCACTGCAATTGCAACTCCGACCGGAGATTTATTTTTTAATTCAACGGGTAATCCCGGTATGGCGACAGGAGGAAGTGGAGATGTGCTCACAGGTATTCTTACATCTTTACTTGCACAGGGATATTTGCCATTAGACGCTTGTCTGCTTGGTGTATATCTTCATGGACTGGCAGGAGACTTAGCTGCAAAAGATATGAGTGAAGAAAGCCTGTTACCGTCTGATTTGATTTCCTACTTAGGGAAATCATTTTTATTAATCTCTAGATAA